DNA sequence from the Myxococcus guangdongensis genome:
CTCCGTGGGCGCGGGCAATGCGTTCAAGGCGCCGGCGCCCGCCACGTTGGAGCGCCTGAAGGCCGCGCACCTGGAAGTGTTCCGCACCGACGAGCATGGCGAGGTGCAGGTGGTCAGCGATGGCAAGTCACTGGTCATCTCGCCGCAGCGGCTCAAGCAGGGCACGCCCAGCGACATGCGCTACACGCTGGTGGGGCAGGGACCCACGCCGCTCCCGGACTTCTGGGCGGGCAAGCCGCTGGTCGAGAAGAAGCCCGTCGTGGAGCAACCCGTCGAGCCGGTGAAGATGACCGAGGCTCCGGCGGCGCCGCCCAAGGACGAGCGCAACAACAAGAAGTACAAGGGGCCGTACCACGCGAGCCGCAAGCGCGACAAATTCCACATCCCCGACTGCGACGGCGCGCGGAAGATCCACGCCGAGAACCTCATCATCTACAAGACGCGGGAGGAGGCCATTCGTGAGCGGCGGCCCGCGCAGGACTGCAACCCGTGAAGAAGAAACCCACCCAGTCGCGGGCCACGCTGGACCGCATCGAGGATGAAGTCGCGGTGCTCGTCGTGGACGGGCGCGAGGTGACGAGGCCCCTCGCCTCCCTCCCCGAGGGCGTGCGTGAAGGCGACGTCATCCACCTGGACACGATGACGGTGGACGCGGAAGCCACCGAGGCGCTGCGCGAGGAGGTCCGCGCGGCCCGTGAGCGAGC
Encoded proteins:
- a CDS encoding DUF3006 domain-containing protein; this encodes MKKKPTQSRATLDRIEDEVAVLVVDGREVTRPLASLPEGVREGDVIHLDTMTVDAEATEALREEVRAARERAKKGKTPPPGDFDL